From Thamnophis elegans isolate rThaEle1 chromosome 12, rThaEle1.pri, whole genome shotgun sequence, one genomic window encodes:
- the ZC4H2 gene encoding zinc finger C4H2 domain-containing protein isoform X2 codes for MADEQEIMCKLESIKEIRNKTLQMEKIKARLKAEFEALESEERHLKEYKQEMDLLLQEKMAHVEELRLIHADINVMENTIKQSENDLNKLLESTRRLHEEYKPLKEHVDALRMTLGLQRLPDLCEEEEKLSLDYFEKQKAEWQTEPQEPPIPESLAAAAAAAQQLQVARKQDTRQTATFRQQPPPMKACLSCHQQIHRNAPICPLCKAKSRSRNPKKPKRKQDE; via the exons aaataaAACGCTGCAGATGGAAAAGATAAAAGCTCGCTTGAAGGCAGAATTTGAGGCTCTGGAATCTGAGGAGAGGCACCTGAAGGAGTACAAGCAGGAGATGGATCTCTTGCTGCAGGAAAAGATGGCTCACGTGGAGGAACTGAGACTCATCCATGCTGACATCAATGTT ATGGAAAACACGATCAAACAGTCCGAGAATGACCTGAACAAGCTCCTGGAATCAACACGCCGTCTCCATGAGGAATACAAGCCTCTCAAAGAACATGTGGATGCTCTGAGAATGACTTTGGGTTTGCAAAGGTTGCCTGATTTGTgtgaagaggaagaaaaacttTCTCTTGA TTACTTTGAAAAGCAGAAAGCTGAATGGCAGACGGAGCCACAGGAACCTCCAATTCCAGAATCCTTGGCTGCAGCGGCAGCAGCTGCTCAACAGTTGCAAGTGGCCCGGAAACAGGATACGAGGCAGACGGCCACTTTCAGACAACAGCCACCTCCAATGAAG GCATGTCTCTCCTGCCACCAACAGATCCACCGAAACGCCCCCATCTGTCCTCTCTGCAAAGCCAAGAGCCGGTCACGTAATCCGAAGAAACCCAAGAGGAAGCAAGATGAATGA
- the ZC4H2 gene encoding zinc finger C4H2 domain-containing protein isoform X3 produces the protein MADEQEIMCKLESIKEIRNKTLQMEKIKARLKAEFEALESEERHLKEYKQEMDLLLQEKMAHVEELRLIHADINVMENTIKQSENDLNKLLESTRRLHEEYKPLKEHVDALRMTLGLQRLPDLCEEEEKLSLEKLNGRRSHRNLQFQNPWLQRQQLLNSCKWPGNRIRGRRPLSDNSHLQ, from the exons aaataaAACGCTGCAGATGGAAAAGATAAAAGCTCGCTTGAAGGCAGAATTTGAGGCTCTGGAATCTGAGGAGAGGCACCTGAAGGAGTACAAGCAGGAGATGGATCTCTTGCTGCAGGAAAAGATGGCTCACGTGGAGGAACTGAGACTCATCCATGCTGACATCAATGTT ATGGAAAACACGATCAAACAGTCCGAGAATGACCTGAACAAGCTCCTGGAATCAACACGCCGTCTCCATGAGGAATACAAGCCTCTCAAAGAACATGTGGATGCTCTGAGAATGACTTTGGGTTTGCAAAGGTTGCCTGATTTGTgtgaagaggaagaaaaacttTCTCTTGA AAAGCTGAATGGCAGACGGAGCCACAGGAACCTCCAATTCCAGAATCCTTGGCTGCAGCGGCAGCAGCTGCTCAACAGTTGCAAGTGGCCCGGAAACAGGATACGAGGCAGACGGCCACTTTCAGACAACAGCCACCTCCAATGA
- the ZC4H2 gene encoding zinc finger C4H2 domain-containing protein isoform X1 has translation MADEQEIMCKLESIKEIRNKTLQMEKIKARLKAEFEALESEERHLKEYKQEMDLLLQEKMAHVEELRLIHADINVMENTIKQSENDLNKLLESTRRLHEEYKPLKEHVDALRMTLGLQRLPDLCEEEEKLSLELYDLSSYFEKQKAEWQTEPQEPPIPESLAAAAAAAQQLQVARKQDTRQTATFRQQPPPMKACLSCHQQIHRNAPICPLCKAKSRSRNPKKPKRKQDE, from the exons aaataaAACGCTGCAGATGGAAAAGATAAAAGCTCGCTTGAAGGCAGAATTTGAGGCTCTGGAATCTGAGGAGAGGCACCTGAAGGAGTACAAGCAGGAGATGGATCTCTTGCTGCAGGAAAAGATGGCTCACGTGGAGGAACTGAGACTCATCCATGCTGACATCAATGTT ATGGAAAACACGATCAAACAGTCCGAGAATGACCTGAACAAGCTCCTGGAATCAACACGCCGTCTCCATGAGGAATACAAGCCTCTCAAAGAACATGTGGATGCTCTGAGAATGACTTTGGGTTTGCAAAGGTTGCCTGATTTGTgtgaagaggaagaaaaacttTCTCTTGA gcttTATGATCTGTCTAGTTACTTTGAAAAGCAGAAAGCTGAATGGCAGACGGAGCCACAGGAACCTCCAATTCCAGAATCCTTGGCTGCAGCGGCAGCAGCTGCTCAACAGTTGCAAGTGGCCCGGAAACAGGATACGAGGCAGACGGCCACTTTCAGACAACAGCCACCTCCAATGAAG GCATGTCTCTCCTGCCACCAACAGATCCACCGAAACGCCCCCATCTGTCCTCTCTGCAAAGCCAAGAGCCGGTCACGTAATCCGAAGAAACCCAAGAGGAAGCAAGATGAATGA